The Pseudomonas sp. TH06 genome has a window encoding:
- a CDS encoding 3-keto-5-aminohexanoate cleavage protein, with amino-acid sequence MNHDVIITCALTGAGDTTAKSPHVPVTPKQIAAAAVEAAKAGATVVHCHVRDPQTGKFSRDVALYREVMERIREADVDIIVNLTAGMGGDLEIGAGENPMEFGPNTDLVGPLTRLAHVEELLPEICTLDCGTLNFGDGDTIYVSTPAQLRAGGKRITELGVKAELEILDTGHLWFAKQMIKEGLLDNPLFQLCLGIPWGAPADTTTMKAMVDNLPADAVWAGFGIGRMQMPMAAQAVLLGGNVRVGLEDNLWLDKGVLATNGQLVERATEILSRLGARVLTPAEGRKKMGLTQRG; translated from the coding sequence ATGAACCACGACGTCATCATCACCTGCGCACTCACCGGTGCTGGCGACACGACCGCCAAGAGCCCGCACGTGCCGGTCACCCCGAAGCAGATCGCAGCAGCTGCCGTTGAAGCGGCCAAGGCTGGCGCCACCGTTGTGCACTGCCATGTGCGCGATCCGCAGACCGGCAAGTTCAGCCGTGACGTCGCGCTGTACCGCGAGGTGATGGAACGCATCCGCGAGGCTGACGTCGACATCATCGTCAACCTCACCGCCGGCATGGGCGGCGACCTGGAAATCGGTGCCGGCGAGAACCCGATGGAGTTCGGCCCGAACACCGATCTGGTCGGCCCATTGACCCGTCTGGCGCACGTTGAAGAGCTGCTGCCGGAAATCTGCACCCTCGATTGCGGCACGCTGAACTTCGGCGACGGCGACACCATTTACGTTTCGACCCCGGCGCAATTGCGTGCTGGCGGAAAGCGCATTACCGAGCTGGGCGTGAAGGCCGAGCTGGAAATTCTCGACACCGGGCACCTGTGGTTCGCCAAGCAGATGATCAAGGAAGGCCTGCTGGATAACCCGCTGTTCCAGCTGTGCCTGGGCATCCCGTGGGGCGCACCGGCCGACACCACCACCATGAAAGCCATGGTCGACAACTTGCCGGCGGATGCCGTGTGGGCCGGCTTTGGCATTGGCCGGATGCAGATGCCGATGGCTGCGCAAGCGGTGCTGCTGGGCGGCAACGTGCGGGTCGGACTGGAAGACAATCTGTGGCTGGACAAGGGTGTGCTGGCGACCAACGGGCAACTGGTTGAACGCGCCACCGAGATCCTCAGCCGCTTGGGTGCCCGTGTACTCACGCCGGCGGAAGGTCGCAAAAAAATGGGCCTGACCCAGCGCGGTTAA
- a CDS encoding DUF5943 domain-containing protein produces the protein MAKIAPQLPIEVDSETGVWTSDALPMLYVPRHFFVNNHMGIEEVLGADAYAEILYKAGYKSAWHWCEKEAECHGLEGVAVFEHYMKRLSQRGWGLFKIQDIDLDKGTASVKLEHSAFVYVYGKVGRKVDYMFTGWFAGAMDQILEARGSKIRTVAEQVYGGSEEGHDDGLFTVKPL, from the coding sequence ATGGCCAAGATCGCCCCGCAATTGCCAATCGAAGTCGACAGCGAGACCGGTGTCTGGACCTCCGACGCCCTGCCGATGCTCTACGTGCCGAGGCATTTCTTCGTCAACAACCACATGGGCATCGAGGAAGTGCTGGGCGCAGACGCCTATGCCGAGATCCTCTACAAGGCGGGCTACAAATCCGCCTGGCACTGGTGCGAAAAAGAAGCTGAATGCCACGGCCTGGAAGGCGTCGCGGTGTTCGAACATTACATGAAGCGCCTGTCGCAACGCGGCTGGGGCCTGTTCAAGATTCAGGACATCGACCTCGACAAAGGCACCGCCAGCGTCAAGCTCGAACACTCGGCGTTCGTCTACGTCTACGGCAAGGTCGGGCGCAAGGTCGACTACATGTTCACCGGCTGGTTTGCCGGTGCCATGGATCAGATTCTTGAGGCTCGCGGCAGCAAGATTCGCACAGTTGCCGAGCAAGTTTACGGTGGCTCCGAAGAAGGCCACGACGACGGCCTGTTCACCGTCAAGCCGTTGTAA
- a CDS encoding gamma-butyrobetaine dioxygenase, with protein sequence MNTAAAVADFRTYPLISALGGVQTLADRISIAWADGRISPFHHVWLRDNCPCQQCVYSVTREQVFEIVDAADDLKPAAAHIDSDGCLRIDWQDGHSSRLDPGWLRAHAYDEESRAERLAAKPKAYLWRSDLQLPVFDYSALMNDNAALLHWLIAVRDIGLTQVRGVPTEPGSLKLIAQRISFIRESNFGVLFNVQSKADADSNAYTAFNLPLHTDLPTRELQPGLQFLHCLVNDAEGGESIFVDGFAIADALRQEDPESFKDLCEIPVEFRNKDRHSDYRCLAPVIALDTLGRVAEIRMANFLRGAFDTSVEQMPLLYRAYRRFIAMTREPRFRLMQRLNPGELWCFDNRRTLHARNAFDPATGARHFQGCYIDRDELLSRILVLQR encoded by the coding sequence ATGAACACCGCTGCCGCTGTTGCCGATTTCCGTACTTATCCGTTGATCAGCGCGCTCGGTGGCGTGCAGACGTTGGCGGATCGCATTTCGATTGCATGGGCCGATGGTCGCATCAGCCCGTTTCACCATGTCTGGTTGCGAGACAACTGCCCGTGTCAGCAGTGCGTCTACAGCGTCACCCGCGAGCAGGTTTTCGAGATTGTGGATGCCGCTGATGACCTCAAGCCTGCCGCCGCGCACATCGATAGCGACGGCTGCCTGCGCATCGACTGGCAGGACGGCCATTCGAGCCGCCTCGATCCGGGCTGGCTGCGTGCACATGCCTATGACGAAGAATCCCGCGCCGAACGCCTGGCCGCCAAACCCAAGGCTTATCTGTGGCGCAGCGATTTGCAATTGCCGGTGTTCGATTACTCGGCGCTGATGAACGACAACGCCGCGCTGCTGCATTGGCTGATTGCTGTACGCGATATCGGTCTGACCCAGGTGCGCGGCGTACCGACCGAACCTGGTTCGTTGAAACTGATTGCGCAACGCATCTCCTTCATCCGCGAAAGCAATTTCGGCGTGCTATTCAACGTGCAATCCAAGGCCGATGCCGACAGCAACGCCTACACCGCTTTCAATTTGCCGCTGCACACGGATCTGCCGACTCGGGAGCTGCAACCGGGGCTGCAATTTCTGCATTGTCTGGTGAATGACGCCGAGGGTGGCGAGAGTATTTTTGTCGACGGATTTGCGATTGCCGATGCGTTGCGTCAGGAAGACCCCGAGTCGTTCAAGGACCTTTGCGAGATCCCGGTGGAATTTCGCAACAAGGATCGTCACAGCGACTATCGCTGTCTCGCGCCGGTCATCGCGCTGGATACATTGGGCCGGGTCGCGGAGATTCGCATGGCGAATTTTCTGCGTGGGGCGTTTGATACATCGGTGGAGCAGATGCCACTGCTGTATCGCGCCTACCGGCGCTTTATCGCGATGACCCGCGAGCCACGGTTTCGCTTGATGCAGCGGCTCAATCCGGGCGAGTTGTGGTGCTTCGACAATCGCCGCACGCTGCATGCGCGCAATGCCTTTGACCCGGCGACCGGGGCGCGGCATTTCCAGGGCTGCTACATCGATCGGGATGAGTTGTTGTCGCGGATTCTGGTGTTGCAACGCTAG
- a CDS encoding thioesterase family protein, giving the protein MPHLTTYQTRIIPDWVDYNGHLRDAFYLLIFSYATDALMDRLGMDSNNREASGNSLFTLELHLNYLHEVKLDTDVEVRTQIIGHDSKRLHLYHSLHLVDDEQELAGNEQMLLHVDLAGPRSAPFSPDTLSRLQSIVAEQQDLPAPAYIGRVIALPPAR; this is encoded by the coding sequence ATGCCGCACCTCACCACCTACCAAACTCGCATCATCCCCGACTGGGTCGACTACAACGGCCACCTGCGCGATGCCTTCTACCTGCTGATCTTCAGCTACGCCACCGACGCCCTCATGGATCGTCTAGGCATGGACAGCAACAACCGCGAAGCCAGCGGCAACTCCCTGTTCACCCTCGAGTTGCACCTCAACTATCTGCACGAAGTGAAGCTCGACACCGACGTCGAAGTGCGCACGCAAATCATCGGTCACGACAGCAAACGCCTGCACCTCTATCACAGCCTGCACCTGGTGGATGACGAGCAGGAACTGGCCGGCAATGAACAGATGCTGCTACACGTCGACCTCGCCGGACCACGTTCGGCGCCGTTCAGTCCGGACACCTTGAGCCGCCTGCAAAGCATCGTCGCCGAGCAGCAAGACTTGCCCGCCCCCGCTTACATCGGCCGCGTGATCGCGCTGCCACCCGCCCGGTAA
- a CDS encoding L-carnitine dehydrogenase, producing MSFITEIKTFAALGSGVIGSGWVARALAHGLDVVAWDPAPGAEAALRKRVANAWGALEKNGLAPGASQDRLRFVATIEECVRDADFIQESAPERLELKLELHSKISAAAKPDALIGSSTSGLLPSKFYESSTHPERCVVGHPFNPVYLLPLVEVVGGRNTAPEAVQAAMKVYESLGMRPLHVRKEVPGFIADRLLEALWREALHLVNDGVATTGEIDDAIRFGAGLRWSFMGTFLTYTLAGGDAGMRHFMSQFGPALQLPWTYLPAPELTDKLIDDVVDGTSDQLGRHSISALERYRDDCLLAVLEAVKTTKEKHGMSFSE from the coding sequence ATGAGCTTTATCACCGAAATCAAAACCTTCGCCGCACTGGGCAGCGGTGTCATCGGCAGCGGCTGGGTCGCCCGTGCCCTCGCCCACGGCCTCGATGTGGTCGCCTGGGACCCGGCGCCCGGCGCTGAAGCAGCCTTGCGCAAACGCGTAGCCAATGCCTGGGGCGCACTGGAGAAAAACGGTCTGGCGCCCGGCGCTTCGCAGGATCGTCTGCGTTTTGTCGCGACCATCGAAGAATGCGTGCGCGATGCCGATTTCATTCAGGAAAGCGCCCCCGAGCGCCTGGAACTGAAACTCGAACTGCACAGCAAAATCAGCGCAGCGGCCAAACCCGATGCGCTGATCGGCTCGAGTACTTCCGGTCTGCTACCGAGCAAGTTCTACGAGAGTTCGACTCACCCCGAGCGCTGCGTGGTCGGTCACCCGTTCAACCCGGTTTATCTGCTGCCGCTGGTGGAAGTTGTCGGCGGCAGGAACACCGCGCCAGAAGCCGTTCAGGCCGCAATGAAAGTCTACGAATCCCTCGGCATGCGTCCGCTGCATGTGCGCAAGGAAGTGCCGGGATTCATCGCCGACCGCTTGCTCGAAGCGCTGTGGCGCGAGGCGCTGCACCTGGTCAACGATGGCGTGGCGACGACGGGCGAGATCGACGATGCAATCCGTTTTGGCGCCGGTTTGCGCTGGTCGTTCATGGGCACGTTCCTGACTTATACGCTGGCTGGGGGTGATGCCGGGATGCGCCACTTCATGTCGCAATTCGGCCCGGCGTTGCAGTTGCCGTGGACGTATTTGCCGGCGCCGGAGCTGACTGACAAGTTGATCGATGATGTGGTGGATGGCACTAGCGATCAGCTCGGGCGGCACAGCATTTCGGCGCTGGAGCGCTATCGTGATGATTGTTTGCTGGCGGTGCTTGAGGCGGTGAAAACCACCAAGGAAAAGCATGGGATGAGTTTCAGCGAATAA
- a CDS encoding dipeptidase: MSPAELHADSIVIDGLIIAKWNRELFEDMRKGGLTAANCTVSVWEGFQATVNNIAASQKLIRENSDLVMPVRTTADIRKAKEQGKTGILFGFQNAHAFEDQIGYVEVFKQLGVGIVQMCYNTQNLVGTGCYERDGGLSGFGREIVAEMNRVGVMCDLSHVGSKTSEEVILESKKPVCYSHCLPSGLKEHPRNKSDEELKFIADHGGFVGVTMFAPFLAKGIDSTIDDYAEAIEYVMNIVGEDAIGIGTDFTQGHGQDFFEYLTHDKGYARRLTSFGKIINPLGIRTVGEFPNLTETLLKRGHPERVVRKIMGENWVNVLKDVWGE, encoded by the coding sequence ATGAGCCCAGCCGAATTACACGCCGACAGCATCGTTATCGACGGTCTGATCATTGCCAAATGGAACCGCGAGCTGTTCGAAGACATGCGCAAGGGCGGTCTGACGGCGGCCAACTGCACCGTGTCGGTGTGGGAAGGCTTTCAGGCGACCGTGAACAATATCGCCGCCAGCCAGAAGCTGATCCGCGAAAACAGCGACCTGGTGATGCCGGTGCGCACCACCGCCGACATTCGCAAGGCCAAGGAGCAGGGCAAGACCGGCATCCTCTTCGGCTTTCAGAATGCCCACGCGTTTGAAGACCAGATCGGCTATGTCGAGGTGTTCAAGCAGCTCGGCGTCGGCATCGTGCAGATGTGCTACAACACCCAGAATCTGGTCGGCACCGGTTGCTACGAGCGTGATGGCGGCCTGTCGGGTTTCGGTCGCGAGATCGTTGCCGAAATGAACCGCGTCGGCGTCATGTGCGACCTGTCCCACGTCGGCTCGAAGACGTCCGAGGAAGTCATCCTCGAATCGAAAAAACCGGTCTGCTACTCCCACTGCCTGCCGTCGGGTCTCAAAGAGCATCCGCGCAACAAGTCCGATGAAGAACTGAAGTTCATCGCCGACCATGGCGGTTTTGTCGGCGTGACCATGTTCGCGCCGTTCCTCGCCAAGGGCATCGATTCGACCATCGACGACTACGCCGAAGCCATCGAATACGTGATGAACATCGTCGGCGAAGACGCCATCGGCATCGGCACCGACTTCACCCAGGGCCACGGTCAGGACTTCTTCGAATACCTGACCCACGACAAGGGCTATGCCCGCCGTCTGACCAGCTTCGGCAAGATCATCAACCCGCTGGGCATCCGCACCGTCGGCGAGTTCCCGAACCTGACCGAAACCCTGCTCAAGCGCGGCCACCCCGAGCGCGTAGTGCGCAAGATCATGGGCGAAAACTGGGTCAACGTCCTCAAGGACGTCTGGGGCGAATAA
- a CDS encoding GlxA family transcriptional regulator, with the protein MTSFNSGAQPQNRAPQSIGFLLLDNFTLISLASAVEPLRMANQLSGRELYRWSTLTVDGGQVWASDGLQITPDASMHKAPPLDTVIVCGGIGIQRTVTREHVSWLQSQARQSKRLGAVCTGSWALACAGLLDGFDCSVHWECLAAMQEAFPRVAMSTRLFTLDRNRFTSSGGTAPLDMMLHLISRDHGRELSAAISEMFVYERIRNEQDHQRVPLKHMLGTNQPKLQEIVALMEANLEEPIDLDELAVYVAVSRRQLERLFQKYLHCSPSRYYLKLRLIRARQLLKQTPMSIIEVASVCGFVSTPHFSKCYREYFGIPPRDERVGSNTTQQVAMLPLPQAIVMSPLSGPMSALSQARNESTFASVRL; encoded by the coding sequence ATGACGTCGTTCAACTCCGGGGCTCAACCCCAGAACCGTGCGCCTCAATCCATCGGCTTTCTGCTGCTGGACAATTTCACGCTGATTTCCCTGGCCTCCGCAGTAGAACCTCTACGCATGGCCAACCAATTGTCCGGTCGCGAGCTGTATCGCTGGAGCACCCTTACCGTCGATGGCGGGCAGGTGTGGGCCAGTGACGGTCTGCAAATCACCCCCGACGCCTCCATGCACAAAGCCCCACCACTGGACACCGTGATTGTCTGCGGCGGCATCGGCATTCAACGCACCGTGACCCGTGAACACGTGTCGTGGCTGCAAAGCCAGGCGCGCCAGTCCAAACGCCTCGGCGCCGTGTGCACCGGCAGTTGGGCACTGGCCTGCGCCGGCCTGCTCGACGGCTTCGATTGCAGCGTGCACTGGGAATGTCTGGCGGCGATGCAGGAAGCTTTCCCGCGGGTGGCGATGAGCACGCGCTTGTTCACCCTCGACCGCAACCGTTTCACCAGCTCCGGCGGCACCGCGCCGCTGGACATGATGCTGCACCTGATCAGTCGTGATCACGGCCGTGAGCTGTCCGCCGCGATTTCGGAGATGTTCGTCTACGAGCGTATCCGCAACGAACAGGATCACCAGCGTGTGCCGCTCAAGCACATGCTCGGCACCAATCAGCCGAAGTTGCAGGAAATCGTTGCGCTGATGGAAGCCAATCTGGAAGAACCGATCGACCTCGACGAATTGGCGGTGTACGTCGCCGTGTCGCGTCGACAGTTGGAGCGGCTGTTCCAGAAATACCTGCATTGCTCGCCGTCGCGCTACTACCTCAAGCTGCGGCTGATCCGTGCACGGCAACTGCTCAAGCAGACGCCGATGTCGATCATCGAAGTGGCATCGGTGTGTGGTTTCGTCTCGACGCCGCACTTCTCCAAGTGCTACCGCGAATACTTCGGCATTCCGCCGCGTGACGAGCGCGTAGGTTCCAACACCACCCAGCAAGTGGCGATGCTGCCACTGCCGCAGGCGATCGTGATGTCGCCGCTGTCGGGGCCGATGTCGGCGTTGAGTCAGGCGCGCAATGAGTCGACGTTTGCCAGTGTAAGGCTGTAG
- a CDS encoding GlxA family transcriptional regulator, translated as MSQDFYFLLMPGFSAIGFISAIEPLRVANRFRGELYRWHVLCADGGAVLASNGMSVNADAALEPLKKGATLLVVAGFEPLKFATPTLEHWLRRLDNDGVTLGAIDTGSFVLAEAGLLDGHRLTLHWEAIDAFKESYPQLSVTQELFEIDRRRITSAGGTASIDLMLDLIAQAHGPQLAIQVSEQFVLGRIRPRKDHQRMEVATRYGINNKKLVQVIGEMEQHSEPPLTTLELAESIKVTRRQLERLFRLHLNDTPSNFYLRLRLEKARQLLRQTDMSVLEVSIACGFESPSYFTRSYRAKFVRCPREDRRALSKI; from the coding sequence ATGTCCCAGGATTTCTACTTCTTGCTGATGCCGGGGTTCTCCGCCATCGGCTTCATCTCCGCGATCGAACCGCTGCGCGTGGCCAACCGCTTTCGCGGCGAGTTGTATCGCTGGCATGTGCTCTGTGCCGATGGCGGCGCGGTGCTGGCGAGCAATGGCATGTCGGTCAACGCCGACGCCGCGCTGGAGCCGTTGAAGAAAGGTGCGACGTTGCTGGTGGTGGCCGGGTTTGAGCCGCTGAAATTCGCCACGCCAACGCTGGAACATTGGTTGCGGCGGCTGGACAACGACGGCGTCACCCTCGGCGCCATCGACACTGGCAGCTTCGTCCTCGCCGAGGCGGGCCTGCTCGACGGCCATCGTCTGACCCTGCACTGGGAAGCCATCGACGCGTTCAAGGAATCTTATCCACAGCTCAGTGTGACCCAGGAGTTGTTCGAGATCGACCGTCGGCGCATCACCTCGGCCGGTGGTACCGCCTCCATCGATTTAATGCTCGATCTGATCGCCCAGGCCCATGGCCCGCAACTGGCGATCCAGGTCAGCGAGCAGTTTGTGCTGGGGCGCATTCGCCCGCGCAAAGACCACCAGCGCATGGAAGTCGCCACGCGTTACGGCATCAATAACAAGAAACTGGTGCAGGTGATTGGCGAGATGGAGCAGCACAGCGAACCGCCGCTGACCACGCTGGAACTGGCGGAATCGATCAAAGTGACGCGGCGGCAACTGGAGCGCTTGTTTCGGCTGCACCTGAACGACACGCCGAGCAATTTCTACCTGCGCCTGCGCCTGGAAAAGGCCCGGCAGCTGTTGCGCCAGACCGACATGAGCGTGCTCGAAGTCAGCATCGCCTGCGGCTTCGAATCACCGTCCTACTTCACCCGTAGCTACCGGGCGAAGTTTGTTCGGTGTCCGAGGGAGGATCGAAGGGCTCTGAGTAAAATTTAA
- a CDS encoding DUF3010 family protein, with protein sequence MNICGIEIKGSEAIIAVAALDGSALTHVALSTKKIALDDDDEAANVKRFAAQVASFVRENSIDRIAIKKRSKKGEFAGGPTTFKIEGVFQLLDGCEVTLLSPQTINAQAKKHNFELPGTLNKYQYEAYKAACSALIKNTR encoded by the coding sequence ATGAACATCTGCGGCATTGAAATCAAAGGCAGCGAAGCGATCATCGCCGTGGCCGCTCTCGACGGTTCGGCCTTGACCCACGTTGCGCTCAGCACAAAGAAAATCGCCCTCGACGATGACGATGAGGCGGCCAACGTCAAACGTTTCGCGGCGCAGGTGGCGTCGTTTGTCCGTGAGAATTCGATTGACCGGATTGCGATCAAGAAGCGCAGCAAGAAGGGTGAGTTTGCCGGTGGGCCGACGACGTTCAAGATTGAGGGTGTGTTTCAGTTGCTCGATGGTTGTGAGGTGACGTTGTTGTCACCGCAGACGATCAATGCGCAGGCGAAAAAGCATAATTTCGAACTGCCGGGGACGCTGAACAAGTATCAGTATGAGGCTTACAAAGCGGCGTGTTCGGCACTTATAAAAAACACCAGATGA
- a CDS encoding lysozyme inhibitor LprI family protein has product MKSIFLALALLATGVHAAEESENNPCDAVENDVQTLECSTYSRTTAEDLLKDNYASLNERMQTAYGKNPTQLADITAKLKTAQQQWLKTRDADCAVEAFPATAGSKAFTIAQNDCVARMSDERSEFLESIGQE; this is encoded by the coding sequence ATGAAATCGATCTTCCTGGCTTTGGCACTGCTTGCGACCGGCGTACACGCCGCCGAAGAGTCCGAGAACAACCCGTGCGACGCAGTCGAAAACGACGTCCAGACCCTGGAATGCTCGACCTACAGCCGCACCACCGCCGAAGACCTGCTCAAGGACAACTACGCCAGCCTCAACGAGCGCATGCAAACGGCGTACGGCAAGAACCCGACGCAATTGGCGGATATCACCGCCAAATTGAAGACGGCACAACAGCAGTGGCTGAAGACGCGGGATGCGGATTGCGCGGTTGAGGCGTTCCCGGCGACGGCGGGGAGCAAGGCTTTTACCATTGCGCAGAATGATTGCGTGGCGCGGATGAGTGATGAGCGGTCGGAGTTTTTGGAGTCGATTGGGCAGGAATAA
- a CDS encoding choline ABC transporter substrate-binding protein — protein MKRLISSCVLALSGTAFLSASVMAAEPASCQNVRMGVVNWTDVIATSAMTQVLLDGLGYNTKQTSASQQIIFAGIRDQRLDLFLGYWNPLMTQTITPFVDANQVKVLEAPSLKDARATLAVPTYLADKGLKTFADIAKFEKELGGKIYGIEPGSGANTQIKAMIAKNQFGLGKFQLVESSEAGMLAAVDRAVRRKEAVVFFGWAPHPMNVNVKMTYLTGSDDALGPNEGMATVWTVTAPKYADQCPNIGRLLSNLTFTAEDESRMMQPLLDHKDAFESAKQWLKDHPEDKQRWLDGVTTFDGKPAAENLQLTSK, from the coding sequence ATGAAACGACTGATCAGCAGCTGTGTTCTTGCACTCAGCGGTACCGCTTTCTTGAGCGCCAGCGTCATGGCGGCCGAACCCGCGTCTTGCCAGAACGTACGCATGGGCGTGGTCAACTGGACCGACGTGATCGCCACCAGTGCCATGACCCAGGTCCTGCTCGACGGCCTCGGCTACAACACCAAACAAACCAGCGCCTCCCAGCAAATCATCTTCGCCGGGATCCGTGACCAGCGGCTGGATCTGTTCCTCGGTTACTGGAACCCGCTGATGACCCAGACGATCACCCCGTTCGTCGACGCCAATCAGGTCAAGGTTCTCGAAGCACCGAGCCTGAAAGACGCTCGCGCCACCCTCGCCGTGCCGACTTATCTGGCGGACAAGGGCCTGAAAACCTTCGCCGACATCGCCAAGTTTGAAAAAGAGCTGGGCGGCAAGATCTACGGGATCGAGCCGGGTTCGGGCGCCAACACGCAGATCAAGGCGATGATCGCCAAGAACCAGTTCGGCCTCGGCAAATTCCAGTTGGTCGAGTCGAGCGAGGCCGGCATGCTCGCTGCCGTCGACCGCGCCGTGCGCCGCAAAGAGGCGGTGGTGTTCTTCGGCTGGGCGCCGCACCCGATGAACGTCAACGTCAAGATGACTTATCTGACCGGCAGCGACGACGCCCTCGGCCCGAACGAAGGCATGGCCACCGTATGGACCGTTACTGCACCGAAATACGCCGATCAATGCCCAAACATTGGTCGTTTGCTGAGCAACCTGACGTTCACCGCCGAAGACGAGAGCCGGATGATGCAGCCGCTGCTCGACCACAAGGACGCCTTCGAATCAGCCAAGCAGTGGCTCAAGGATCACCCTGAAGACAAGCAACGCTGGCTCGATGGTGTGACCACGTTCGACGGCAAACCTGCCGCAGAAAACCTCCAGCTGACCAGTAAATAA